DNA sequence from the Bombus huntii isolate Logan2020A chromosome 16, iyBomHunt1.1, whole genome shotgun sequence genome:
GATCGACAGAACCATGCTCACAAAGAAGCAGCTGCAGCTGGAGGTACGGATGCGTCATATTCTGGCAAGTGCATCATAGTGAACGTGAGTATTCCTACCAAACTAGAGCGGCGTATGCTAAAGATAAGTCTCGGATTGGTGTATGTACCTACAACCGGTGCGGGAAGCAAGGGCAACCTTGGCCTTAGAAGTTTATATAACGAGGAAGCGCGAGGATCACGAGCTCAGTTGCGTTGATTCGTTTCGATCCACCGATACGTCAACTGGACAATCTCTCTCGACAGTCACGCTTTCTTGATGCACAGCTGCTTATAAACAACTTGGTCTCTTTTCAACTGTTCCCATGATAATCATCACTTTAATTATAGTTATTACATTGAACAGTTATTCCTTGGCAAAATTTCGAGTTTACAATTAGTGGTTTTAATTTAAGTCTTAATTGTAATTGAAGATGATTGATCTCATTTCACAGCCAATATTTGGTTCTATATGCTACCTGGAAAACAGTCGACGATCAGTCTATGAAGATTAATGCAAGTGAttttaacaaaaatgaaattgttaaTCATTCAGTCAGTTATGGTAATACTTTGTTATATTGGAAATTTCCAATGTTAAAAGAGTAGGGGATAAGCTGATCCGTGAAAAGTGTTCAGATCGGTTGACAATTCGAAAGATAATACGGAACGGAATAGTGTTTGTGGACCGTTGAAAGTGAAACGTAGAGGCGGCGGTGACGGGAGGAGCGCGGCCAGATCGTTTGAACGTGACCATGGTGAGTAGTGGCAAGTGGCGCTTCCGGTGTGCGGGGCAAAAATCTGCATTCGGTCCCTGGAAAGTGTAACATTGTACTTCCTGGTCTTAAACATAACCATCGTGTCGAAGTAAAACGGTAATATTATGAAGCTTGataattttaacatttaacaattttaaactagaaatgtttgaaaatcgaaataaattGCTAATCCAGGATATTATTATCTTTAATAGAAATTGAACCTTCTTTGAGAATagaatgattattttataaagCCTATTTCCTGACGTACGAATCTTAGAAGTTGCAGTGCTATTTCTGGAGGACGACATTGAGACTCTACTGCGGAAAATATATGTTCAGGTGACGCGGCAAATCTAGAATTGGAAAAAGGCGATGCATCTGATTTTACTCTGGGCGTTGGTCGCCCTAATTGGCCAAGTGGAATGTAAATGCAGCCTAGCACGGATTGTAAATGACGAAAGGTCGATCGCTTACGTTTGCACTCACGGCGACCTGGACGACCTTGACGAAATATCTAGTGATGCAGATTGGATAGAGTTTACGGTGTCGAGGTTCAGTCTTATCACCGACAATGCGTTCTGGCGTTTCAAGAACCTCCAGAGACTTTCTTTCTATAATTGTCACATCAATTTCATCAGTCCGGGTGCTTTTACTGGTTTAGATAGACTGGAATGGTTGATATTCCATGGTACCAAAATGCACGTAGCTAGGACCGCTTGGTTCCGCCCTTTGACAAACTTGCGCAGACTTATCCTGGATaggtaatttttatttttaatggtTACCTTGTAAGCAAAATAGCGTTAAACGatttagaattattttataaactaatcacaaattattcaaatcataaaatatacaatggCATACGAAAGCTTTCGTACACTTAACatagaaatcttttatttttgtattgtgcgtgttatataaaacatttgaGATTTTATTACCACTGTAGTGAGATAAGAATGTCATGATTCTTTTGGCAAAATTTGAATCCGATCTGAAAATATATGAAGAAGTTGCCAAGACATTTGTTGAAAACTTATATTTAGcaaaaaattgatatacaaTACGAATAAGCAACCGAAGCATAtaataagaatgaaaaatagtCACACTGAATATTATGATTAGTTATTAATATTGTGGATGCTTGtctaaaatgtttaaatatttgtgCGATCCTTGCAAAATATACAGTACAATATACAATACTTGTACTAAATATCATGTAACTActgtatacattttcagaaTTGTTAAAAGTTTTACCAACACAATCACGATAATTGAGTGTCATTACAGTACTAATGAATATTCAATGTGTTTCATATAACACACGTAATATGCTCATAAAAGGAGCCAACAAATGTACGAATAATTCCCCGAGCCATTGTATGTATATGCTTTCTACATTGAAGAAGATAAAGTCGAATTTTGAATGTTTGAAATTACCTATGCTATTCTCGGGATCTATTTTGATTACGCGAATCAAAATTGAAGCCGCCGCTAGGACAAAAATGGTACCGGTTGCATAAAAACAACCCGATGAACGATGATCTGGTTGTCAACAGGGAACATAATTGAAAACATGATGTCACGATCTAAAAAGATTTCCAAAATAAGCATCGTAGGCCGAGGTTATTTGCAAGAAGAGACGTGGAAACGCGGCATTTCCTTCTTTGCGAAACGCCAGCGCTCTCACTGACTTCATTGTAAATCTGTTGTTACgtaaaaatgataataaacCTCTCAATCGGTACAAAGCACGTCGGGATTGTTTACAGATGCGATTTGGTGCACATAGAGCCCGACCTATTCCGCATGCTGCCCAGATTGGAAGTTCTTGGTCTGCGTGATAACGATCTCAACTGCTTACCGATCGACGAACTGCCTTATCTACGCATGCTCCGGACCGTACGAATCGATGGTAATCCCTGGCTCTGCGAATGTCGACGAAAACTTGATGAATATTTTCGATCTCGTTCTATCGTCCAGGAAGTCGAATGTTTGAAGCAAATTAACGACTGTAGGAAATATCAATGCATGACTCCCATTGGCTTCACTGTTCTTCCTTCTACTCTCACTACTCAACAATTACATGATTTTAATAGGGTAAGTACATGGTGGTCCATTACAATgttagtaaaatttcaaaatgttttgcTATACAAATATCGTACGCCCATTTCCTGCAAAATTTGAGCttttatatgtaaaaaatagtCCTTGACTGTTTCTtgtataaaaatcacatttGTATCTAGATCAtaattttgtcaaaaataacatttttgtTTATTGTCTTTAGTCCATATAGAGTTATTTTTAAGAACCATGATCCCATCTTTATCATTTTATGTTCCTGAAAAGGAACAATGCACAATTTGCatgcaattttataatagaattatttacttacttacttataatagaattaataaatataatacaacaatttctcataaatacaTGCAAGTCcgcaatttaatattaagagTACTGTacgtaatttcatttcttaattTTCCTATTAATCTTGATCTTAATTACAGGATCGTACGATCATTCGTGGAAATGAATTTCAAACGAACGTATTCACTTCCCTGGACAGACTTCCAGATAAAACTACCTGGATAGAGATATCTGGTTTAAAGATAGACACGCTACCAAGGTACGCGTTCTTTAGATTTGGGAATAGTTTGAGGACCTTGGATTTGGTCGACTGTGGCATCACTACGATCGAAGATGGAGCTTTTGCAGGTTTGCATAAGCTGCAACGACTGTCCTTAGTTGGTAATAGGTTACCAGTTCTGAGTGTCAATTGGTTTCGAGACCTCGTCAGTCTTCAACAATTAATTTTGGAACGAAATGGCATAGAGAAGATTGAAAGAACCGCATTGTGGCACGTTGGAGATTCTTTGCGACATCTCGATATTCAAGATAACCTGCTTCGATGCATAACCACTGAGGAACTGGCTGAATTGACAAAGTTAGAGAGGCTAGACGCAATGAAAAATCCATGGCTTTGTACTTGCAGAACAAatctacaaaacttccttacCCAGAGAAACGTAGGATTCGAAATTAATGCAGGCCGGTGTTATCAGAGTGAGAATGAAATTCCAGATGGCAGAACTGGCTGGCACGAGCAACAGGTAATACGCTAATCATTTTTTCAACctgtttaatttaaaatgcTTATCTCAGAAAACAAAGACAAcattcatttaaaatttttacaaaaaggTCATTGAGAAAAAGTTAATTTTTGTCAAGTCTAAATGCAAGACAATAATCACTATATCTTCAaaagatttttcaaaaaatgaaCCTGATAAGAAGTATCAACTTTTCAATGTTTTGATTAAGAATAACCATTATCAGCGATGaaaggaattttatttcgtttaccTTTACTTATTTTGATATCTGGTAGCAGTAACCAAGTAAATTTTAATCTCTTGCAATCGTTACTGGTAACCAAAGTTATTTAATCTATGATGTACTATAACTTTAGTTTGAGTTATAACTGGACTGCACTTTTCTATGTATTGATATAAAACTTTAAGATGCAGAAATTATATAGGATTTCTCATAAGTAAAAATAACTTCTACAGAATTTTATTGCTTTACTTGTATCcacaaaaatataaaggtGCATAAATACCCATAGTCTAATTATAAGATTATGATTTCTGGTTGATCTCAATcgagtaaaaataattatcttcttttatgTGTAGACCATTCAAAATACTTCTTTTACTACTGGAAAAGTGCAATGGACTTCTTTCGAAAACAGCCTCAATCAAACGAACATTTCCGTAATTGGGACACCTCCTCCACCTTTTGTAACTCCTTCGCCACCAGAAGTTCACATCGTTTCCTCTTCACCAAGTATTTATACGGGTGCTTGTAATCCAGAGAAAACCAGCAGCAATACAGTCTACACTTGTCGAGCCATTACATCAATCGAGGAACTAAATTTGATACCTTCAACAGCTCGCGAGATTCGAATTATCTTATCGAACATCAAGAAGATTCCCGAGAACACTTTTGCGCGCTTTAACGGTTACTTATCGAAGTTAGAGCTTCGAGACTGTGGTATCGAAAGTATCAAGCCGCGCGCCTTTTCAAATCTTCGTAACTTGGAACACTTGTCCCTTCGAAGCAACCAACTAGAGTCCATAAATTGGGATATGGTCCAAGGTCTTCACAACCTAAAACATCTAGACGTATCTCACaacaatatatatagaattacGAACGATGTGTTCGATCATTTACCGTACCTTATTAGTTTAGACGTGTCTGATAACGCCATGAACTGCATCGGTATAGAGTATATAGCCCATCAATTACGCTACTTATCGTCTTTGGATGTTTCTAATAACCCTTGGAGTTGCCTGTGTGGGACCAAATTAGCAGAATTTCTCGACTCACGAGGCATACAGTATAATAGAAGTTCACTCCTTTTGAAGGAAGATTGTTACGCTTCTCCGGTACCGGAAGTTACTCATAGCCCGTCAATTTCAGTGACAATTAGCCCAACGGCTAGGAACGAAACTATAGAAGGAACCTGCATTATCATGGAAGATACAACCAGGATTCGATATCGATGTACGGGTGGTAATCTGTTGTTGCTACAATCAATAAGACAGGATGCAACATCGATTGAATTTTATGAGGGTCACCTACCTAGGCTACCTGCAGAGTCGCTCAGAAGATTTGTAAATCTACAAGAACTTGTTATTAGAAATTCCGAGTTAACCACTGTAGAGGAAGGCGCATTTAATGGTTTGAATAAATTAGAGAATTTGACGATACAGGACAATCCTCTGGAAATGGTTGGATCTTCCTGGTTTGCATTCCCGAACTTGGGAAGATTAGATTTGCGTGGTAATTCCATCAAGTATATCGAATCTGGATCGtttcgatatttaaaaaatttaacatatTTAAATCTCGAGGGTAATGACTTAAGATGCATATTTACTAGTGACTTAAACGATATGCCTAATGTTTATATCGTTGAATTTTCTGGGAATCCTCTGAAATGGAGGTGTAGAGTCGAATTGGAGCAATTCTTAGAGGCTCGAAAGATTAGGTTTATCAAAATCGAGAATTCCTGCGAGGGTAAGACATTGGTGAGAAATCTTTTACTGGTAAATAAGACGGATGGATCGTTTGATTGTCCATCAGAGTGTTCGAAAGCTTCCATTAGTCGAAATTTGTTCGTTCTATTTATACTACCATCGCTGATAACACTAGCCTATTAAGCGACGTTAAATTCGATACCTAACTATGGTACAATGATATGTGTTCATTTATTGCAAAACGCATTTTGCACACCTGTTCGAATAATTAATAGAGACTAAATGTTTATATGTGTTAACAGAGATTTCCTTTCTGGTGATAGTATTACCTTCGTCGGTGAATTCATTTTAAGGCACGTCGAGTTTGCAACTTCTGTTTATAACTAGACTGCGAATCGTGTATTTGTGcaaaatttaaagatgcaaaaatgcatagaatTCGTACAATATACAAGAATGTATGCAGCACCCAGAATAGAGCATTTCTTATGATTTCTAATAGGTAAAATGAATCTCCATTTAAGTTAgaactttttaattatgttcacaaaaatataaatttgcatgaaTATCTGCAGTctctttataacgtatgataGTTCTTGACGAGTTAAActttatatgaattttatatacgCATAACTCTTCAAATAATCATTTCCGCGCCCCAGAATCAATATTTTTGGATTCTATATATCAAAAACCATCGTATATTATAAAACTAATTACAAATTCTGCGTATTCCTAAACGAAGTTGAatctaatttttttaataataaagatatttacataataaagATATTTACACTGGAAGAGTGTTATGAAATTCTGTAACGCAGTGCTTAATAAGCATAACATACAAGGATTTAGTAATGATA
Encoded proteins:
- the LOC126874484 gene encoding slit homolog 3 protein-like isoform X1, giving the protein MHLILLWALVALIGQVECKCSLARIVNDERSIAYVCTHGDLDDLDEISSDADWIEFTVSRFSLITDNAFWRFKNLQRLSFYNCHINFISPGAFTGLDRLEWLIFHGTKMHVARTAWFRPLTNLRRLILDRCDLVHIEPDLFRMLPRLEVLGLRDNDLNCLPIDELPYLRMLRTVRIDGNPWLCECRRKLDEYFRSRSIVQEVECLKQINDCRKYQCMTPIGFTVLPSTLTTQQLHDFNRDRTIIRGNEFQTNVFTSLDRLPDKTTWIEISGLKIDTLPRYAFFRFGNSLRTLDLVDCGITTIEDGAFAGLHKLQRLSLVGNRLPVLSVNWFRDLVSLQQLILERNGIEKIERTALWHVGDSLRHLDIQDNLLRCITTEELAELTKLERLDAMKNPWLCTCRTNLQNFLTQRNVGFEINAGRCYQSENEIPDGRTGWHEQQTIQNTSFTTGKVQWTSFENSLNQTNISVIGTPPPPFVTPSPPEVHIVSSSPSIYTGACNPEKTSSNTVYTCRAITSIEELNLIPSTAREIRIILSNIKKIPENTFARFNGYLSKLELRDCGIESIKPRAFSNLRNLEHLSLRSNQLESINWDMVQGLHNLKHLDVSHNNIYRITNDVFDHLPYLISLDVSDNAMNCIGIEYIAHQLRYLSSLDVSNNPWSCLCGTKLAEFLDSRGIQYNRSSLLLKEDCYASPVPEVTHSPSISVTISPTARNETIEGTCIIMEDTTRIRYRCTGGNLLLLQSIRQDATSIEFYEGHLPRLPAESLRRFVNLQELVIRNSELTTVEEGAFNGLNKLENLTIQDNPLEMVGSSWFAFPNLGRLDLRGNSIKYIESGSFRYLKNLTYLNLEGNDLRCIFTSDLNDMPNVYIVEFSGNPLKWRCRVELEQFLEARKIRFIKIENSCEGKTLVRNLLLVNKTDGSFDCPSECSKASISRNLFVLFILPSLITLAY
- the LOC126874484 gene encoding slit homolog 3 protein-like isoform X2 yields the protein MLPRLEVLGLRDNDLNCLPIDELPYLRMLRTVRIDGNPWLCECRRKLDEYFRSRSIVQEVECLKQINDCRKYQCMTPIGFTVLPSTLTTQQLHDFNRDRTIIRGNEFQTNVFTSLDRLPDKTTWIEISGLKIDTLPRYAFFRFGNSLRTLDLVDCGITTIEDGAFAGLHKLQRLSLVGNRLPVLSVNWFRDLVSLQQLILERNGIEKIERTALWHVGDSLRHLDIQDNLLRCITTEELAELTKLERLDAMKNPWLCTCRTNLQNFLTQRNVGFEINAGRCYQSENEIPDGRTGWHEQQTIQNTSFTTGKVQWTSFENSLNQTNISVIGTPPPPFVTPSPPEVHIVSSSPSIYTGACNPEKTSSNTVYTCRAITSIEELNLIPSTAREIRIILSNIKKIPENTFARFNGYLSKLELRDCGIESIKPRAFSNLRNLEHLSLRSNQLESINWDMVQGLHNLKHLDVSHNNIYRITNDVFDHLPYLISLDVSDNAMNCIGIEYIAHQLRYLSSLDVSNNPWSCLCGTKLAEFLDSRGIQYNRSSLLLKEDCYASPVPEVTHSPSISVTISPTARNETIEGTCIIMEDTTRIRYRCTGGNLLLLQSIRQDATSIEFYEGHLPRLPAESLRRFVNLQELVIRNSELTTVEEGAFNGLNKLENLTIQDNPLEMVGSSWFAFPNLGRLDLRGNSIKYIESGSFRYLKNLTYLNLEGNDLRCIFTSDLNDMPNVYIVEFSGNPLKWRCRVELEQFLEARKIRFIKIENSCEGKTLVRNLLLVNKTDGSFDCPSECSKASISRNLFVLFILPSLITLAY